Proteins from one Planctomycetota bacterium genomic window:
- a CDS encoding terpene cyclase/mutase family protein → MRYLRIVFAFIALGLILTNASFVYPADKGSGADKELQKKIDEAIAKGTGYLLTSPLPPNTRELILLTLIHGEVSPFNDIFKGLLNNMLESPLDRTYNVALQAMALEKLDAKKYQERIAECAQWLVDAQCKNGQWSYVGNNQLAAQTTPRNKPQVTPSTTQKDEYITGNGIKADIIIKRKTIVGVPSGDNSNTQYAVLGLRACMDAGIALPKDTITLTKKWWESAQNPDGGWNYGSLRTQASYASMTAGGISSLAILEYYMKEKYKDCQRIKRAVRWMENSFTTTLDLRVGWALYTYYSFERAGILAEVDKFGRYDWYLEGAKRLVNSQNASGSWSGASGDVVNACFAVLFLKRATKALRAEITPVKKMKPMETPVEPKNDKPEDFVQNSPAAQPNARAVENIPAVEENPLTENVQPFVQTRNYIIITLKNNSVVKGSYLNYHKGDFLLVTDDGIKTIEIGNLFSIEYREVK, encoded by the coding sequence ATGCGGTATTTGAGGATTGTTTTTGCATTTATTGCCTTGGGTTTGATTTTGACTAATGCGTCATTTGTTTACCCGGCGGATAAAGGGAGCGGGGCGGATAAAGAACTCCAGAAGAAGATTGACGAGGCGATTGCGAAAGGGACCGGGTATTTATTGACTTCGCCTCTTCCGCCGAACACACGCGAATTGATATTATTAACCTTAATACACGGCGAAGTATCTCCTTTTAATGATATTTTTAAGGGGCTTTTGAATAATATGCTTGAAAGCCCGCTTGACCGCACGTATAATGTAGCTCTCCAGGCGATGGCTTTGGAAAAACTGGATGCTAAGAAGTACCAGGAACGGATTGCCGAATGTGCCCAATGGCTGGTGGATGCCCAGTGTAAGAACGGGCAATGGAGTTACGTGGGTAATAACCAGCTTGCCGCCCAGACAACACCCCGCAATAAACCGCAGGTTACCCCTTCTACAACCCAAAAAGATGAGTATATTACTGGCAACGGAATAAAAGCGGATATTATCATAAAAAGAAAAACCATAGTTGGTGTCCCCAGTGGAGACAACTCAAATACTCAATATGCGGTATTGGGATTGCGTGCTTGCATGGATGCCGGAATAGCTTTGCCTAAAGATACTATTACCCTTACGAAAAAATGGTGGGAAAGTGCTCAAAATCCGGATGGCGGGTGGAATTATGGGTCATTGCGGACACAAGCAAGTTATGCTTCTATGACAGCCGGCGGCATCAGCAGCCTGGCTATATTGGAATATTATATGAAGGAAAAATATAAAGATTGTCAGCGGATAAAAAGGGCGGTTAGATGGATGGAAAATAGTTTTACCACCACCCTGGACCTGCGGGTTGGCTGGGCTTTATACACGTATTATTCTTTTGAGCGGGCGGGGATTTTAGCCGAAGTCGATAAATTCGGCAGGTATGATTGGTATCTGGAAGGTGCGAAAAGACTGGTCAATTCCCAAAATGCATCCGGCAGTTGGAGTGGGGCCAGCGGCGATGTGGTTAACGCTTGTTTTGCCGTATTGTTTTTGAAGAGGGCAACTAAAGCGCTCCGGGCAGAGATTACCCCGGTTAAAAAGATGAAACCAATGGAAACGCCTGTCGAACCTAAAAATGATAAGCCGGAAGATTTTGTTCAAAACTCGCCTGCCGCGCAACCGAATGCTCGTGCTGTGGAAAACATCCCTGCCGTAGAAGAAAACCCCCTTACCGAAAATGTTCAGCCGTTCGTGCAGACAAGGAATTATATCATTATTACCCTGAAAAATAATTCCGTTGTCAAAGGCAGTTATCTTAATTACCACAAGGGTGATTTTTTGCTGGTGACCGATGATGGTATAAAAACAATAGAAATAGGAAACTTATTTTCCATCGAATATCGCGAGGTGAAATAA
- a CDS encoding FHA domain-containing protein, giving the protein MKAQLLVLTKEGISVSVIDKGKITVGRSSSNTLKVKDRFISRKHFMIEKSGGRYYLTDLGTRNKTILNGQEMTPGETICLDDKSKIKVGDSVIEFSFIPDGQEAKELEPVVAGVSAGNPAGELLTKKSFPKQIFSGFYSKLSYINPATLLPRKTPPYDKAIFTSFLWVLIGIIILSVTAVFIIYPELDQEASATNRILVTNPVNRANNPPRQNDMTKQNQWSLFPLLEEDNYLLGPNYLRPEGEKTPEQPVENNATAVLEPAMSQTDKHDPETPENNVSPEITIYMKDGSEIKAGFLGYQDHRYIIQIEGESGPSLILDEDIKKVSFNK; this is encoded by the coding sequence ATGAAAGCCCAATTATTGGTATTGACAAAAGAGGGTATTTCCGTTTCGGTAATTGATAAGGGCAAAATTACCGTGGGGCGTTCTTCATCCAATACCCTTAAAGTAAAAGACCGTTTTATTTCTCGTAAGCATTTCATGATAGAAAAAAGCGGCGGGCGGTATTACCTGACAGACCTGGGCACGCGTAATAAAACCATCCTTAACGGGCAGGAAATGACACCGGGCGAGACAATTTGCTTGGATGATAAGTCCAAGATAAAAGTGGGCGATTCGGTAATTGAATTCAGTTTCATTCCGGATGGTCAGGAAGCAAAAGAACTGGAGCCGGTTGTTGCGGGTGTTTCTGCAGGTAATCCGGCCGGCGAACTTTTAACCAAAAAATCATTCCCGAAACAGATATTTTCCGGGTTTTACAGTAAATTATCCTATATTAATCCAGCGACATTATTGCCCCGTAAAACCCCACCATACGACAAGGCTATTTTCACATCGTTTTTGTGGGTGCTTATCGGGATTATCATCCTCAGTGTGACAGCGGTTTTTATCATCTATCCTGAGTTGGATCAGGAAGCATCAGCCACTAATCGGATACTTGTGACTAACCCCGTTAACAGAGCTAATAATCCGCCCCGGCAGAACGACATGACAAAACAAAATCAATGGTCGCTTTTTCCTTTACTGGAGGAGGATAATTATTTGCTTGGGCCTAATTATTTGCGTCCTGAGGGCGAAAAAACTCCCGAGCAACCGGTTGAAAATAATGCGACAGCAGTTTTGGAACCGGCGATGAGCCAAACTGATAAACATGACCCGGAGACTCCGGAAAATAACGTTTCGCCTGAAATAACGATATATATGAAAGACGGATCGGAAATAAAAGCTGGATTCCTGGGCTACCAGGACCATCGTTATATTATACAAATAGAAGGTGAATCCGGGCCGAGCCTGATTCTTGATGAGGATATAAAGAAGGTATCTTTTAATAAATAA
- a CDS encoding PQQ-binding-like beta-propeller repeat protein has product MKYQLTVIGKEGLSVYPIEKERVIVGRSSKADLQIKDRFISRKQLIIECSNGFCSLVSLSRKNQTLLNGDPVKSNCPYPLKEGDKIKLGEIILAFAPSSDEAKEEPEAEAPAKEIAAPKELSVPKITFEALAPNPVFFKSYYGIGEGVSAAGALVMVHPSYFPDIHKEIKQLIRRMLSSFLFWIASLVIHVFAIGLLIFFHTMPKPELHAGPVGIRFVSDRVEAPQALEASSNMESLLQSLLNETKITANDSILQETESKSLEADQDGEEESLGDVANSLDMERTEYVKEFNSFLPLVGLNKKLPGAKGKSSPLVSSVLLTGKRALTNGQKVLKIKWEYRFLATHGVQLYKPSGWGHGDQSVQTAPWLISSPAVIAGKGLMDIVSGTEEGSGEFSRGNANTSSAGRYVCVTKNGKHKWQYETNNNAGRASANIINYNGATEIVGGSTSGWMVHLFKDNGQRIWRFESESKANFIASPVAVDTNDAIEGPEIIALDLSGNLYCISHKGNKIWSKYVSAPPAIATPLAYDVDNDGDLEIITAGNNKNNSLIQCLDGKTGNTEWEGNILRDTKQSGWGFVQVSSPAVIPHNVNPIIVIGIGDKLYAFNGRNGKVLWTAETSGFIYSSPAVGDCDGDNIMEVIFGSLDGKIYCLDSRNGNAKWVFQTKGRVYSSPALATKDRVGSYQSEWAMFRNSSGRTGYYDKKSESGLDVFIGSDDGSLYALDGKEGICVDRIEIKFSNLTVAGSNHGPLKFVSSPIVADIDGDRKLDILFTLVDKMVCVMDNRK; this is encoded by the coding sequence ATGAAATACCAACTGACTGTTATTGGTAAAGAGGGATTGAGCGTATATCCGATAGAAAAGGAGCGCGTCATAGTCGGGCGCTCTTCCAAGGCTGATTTGCAGATAAAAGACCGCTTTATCTCCCGCAAGCAGCTTATTATCGAGTGCTCCAATGGTTTTTGCTCCCTGGTTAGCCTGAGCAGGAAAAACCAGACGCTTTTAAACGGCGACCCGGTTAAATCCAATTGTCCATATCCCCTTAAAGAAGGCGACAAGATAAAGCTGGGTGAAATTATCCTGGCGTTTGCGCCATCTTCCGATGAGGCAAAAGAGGAGCCGGAAGCCGAAGCGCCTGCCAAAGAAATCGCCGCGCCTAAAGAGCTATCCGTGCCGAAGATTACTTTTGAAGCGTTGGCGCCTAATCCGGTATTTTTCAAATCCTATTACGGCATAGGCGAGGGCGTTTCCGCTGCTGGCGCGCTGGTCATGGTGCATCCTTCTTATTTCCCGGATATCCATAAAGAGATAAAACAATTGATAAGGCGTATGCTTTCAAGCTTCTTATTCTGGATAGCTTCCCTGGTTATCCATGTTTTTGCCATAGGGCTTTTGATATTTTTCCATACCATGCCAAAGCCGGAACTTCATGCGGGCCCTGTGGGAATCCGGTTTGTATCCGACCGGGTGGAAGCTCCTCAGGCATTGGAGGCTTCCTCAAATATGGAATCCTTGCTCCAGAGCCTGCTTAACGAGACCAAAATCACCGCAAATGATTCGATCCTCCAAGAAACCGAATCAAAATCCCTTGAAGCCGATCAGGATGGCGAAGAAGAATCACTTGGCGATGTTGCTAATTCTCTTGATATGGAGCGGACCGAATATGTTAAAGAATTTAACTCGTTCCTTCCGCTTGTGGGGTTGAATAAAAAGCTCCCCGGCGCCAAAGGAAAGAGTTCACCGCTGGTTTCAAGCGTTTTATTAACGGGTAAGCGTGCGCTTACCAACGGACAGAAAGTATTAAAGATTAAATGGGAATACCGGTTCCTAGCGACACACGGGGTCCAGTTGTATAAGCCTTCTGGTTGGGGCCATGGAGACCAATCCGTCCAGACTGCGCCGTGGCTTATTTCATCTCCAGCCGTGATTGCCGGCAAAGGTTTGATGGATATCGTCAGCGGAACCGAAGAAGGCTCCGGCGAATTCAGCCGCGGCAATGCTAATACTTCAAGCGCCGGCCGGTATGTCTGCGTTACGAAAAACGGAAAGCATAAATGGCAATACGAGACAAATAATAATGCCGGTCGGGCTTCCGCAAATATTATAAATTACAACGGGGCAACAGAAATCGTGGGCGGTTCCACTTCCGGATGGATGGTCCATCTTTTTAAGGATAACGGGCAGAGAATCTGGCGATTTGAAAGCGAAAGCAAGGCTAACTTTATTGCTTCGCCTGTGGCGGTGGATACGAACGATGCGATTGAGGGGCCGGAAATTATCGCGCTTGACCTTAGCGGGAACCTTTACTGCATTTCACATAAGGGAAATAAAATCTGGTCAAAATACGTTTCCGCGCCTCCGGCTATTGCCACTCCGTTGGCTTATGATGTCGATAACGACGGCGACCTGGAAATAATCACCGCGGGTAATAATAAGAATAATTCGCTGATACAATGCCTGGATGGCAAGACGGGAAACACCGAATGGGAGGGGAATATTCTGCGGGATACAAAGCAGTCCGGATGGGGATTCGTCCAGGTTTCGTCTCCTGCGGTTATTCCGCATAATGTCAACCCCATAATCGTAATCGGCATCGGCGATAAATTATATGCCTTCAACGGGCGCAACGGGAAAGTCCTCTGGACAGCTGAAACGAGCGGGTTCATTTATTCCAGTCCGGCAGTCGGCGATTGCGACGGGGATAATATCATGGAGGTGATTTTCGGTTCGCTGGACGGGAAGATATACTGTCTGGACAGCCGTAACGGCAATGCGAAGTGGGTATTCCAAACTAAAGGGCGGGTTTATTCCTCGCCGGCACTGGCGACCAAGGATCGCGTGGGGTCATATCAGTCGGAGTGGGCGATGTTCAGGAATTCTTCCGGCCGGACAGGTTATTATGATAAGAAATCAGAAAGCGGGCTGGATGTATTTATAGGCTCAGATGACGGTTCGTTATACGCGTTAGACGGCAAAGAGGGTATTTGCGTTGATCGTATTGAAATTAAATTTTCTAACCTGACTGTTGCCGGCAGTAATCACGGCCCTCTTAAGTTTGTATCTTCTCCTATCGTGGCGGATATTGATGGCGACCGGAAATTGGATATTCTATTTACTTTAGTGGATAAAATGGTTTGTGTAATGGATAACCGAAAATAA
- a CDS encoding fibronectin type III domain-containing protein, translating to MKKMWLEKGALAIAVILLCLITLKAVNSAEPAEKIAFDAKLQEMEAVLSSDSKIELPKIDYLERLQKAWMTLPPAPEMSNSLMYKNTIHTVTYQEAPKEPLPIILPPAIEALKVNSNQPDTVVIFWGPSKSTATVIGYKLYRKAQDEQVYKFLAELSADAENYTDAAIQPETTYEYYLTSLTKDKAEGGNPESAPSGKLSVLTPEIAYPDCDGGKDNESGVNYNNMTGKFTVRIKKYAANGKIVFSKQFNVQEGDKIEGTNYTLSKVEGFIDTSAGFPKEYKILTFTNNRTNKPREAKVRAYK from the coding sequence ATGAAAAAGATGTGGCTGGAAAAAGGCGCCTTGGCAATAGCCGTTATTCTTTTGTGCCTCATAACCTTAAAGGCGGTTAATTCCGCCGAACCGGCTGAAAAGATTGCCTTTGATGCCAAATTGCAGGAAATGGAAGCAGTGCTTAGTTCAGATAGTAAAATCGAACTCCCAAAAATCGATTACTTGGAACGCCTCCAAAAGGCCTGGATGACCCTGCCCCCAGCCCCGGAAATGAGCAATAGCCTCATGTACAAAAACACCATCCATACCGTAACTTATCAGGAAGCGCCCAAGGAGCCGCTCCCAATTATCCTGCCCCCCGCGATAGAGGCGCTTAAAGTCAATTCCAATCAGCCGGATACGGTGGTTATTTTTTGGGGGCCAAGCAAGTCTACGGCTACGGTAATTGGCTATAAACTCTACCGTAAGGCGCAGGATGAGCAAGTTTATAAGTTTTTAGCCGAGCTTTCGGCTGATGCCGAAAATTATACGGATGCCGCGATTCAGCCTGAAACAACTTATGAATATTACCTGACTTCTCTAACCAAAGATAAGGCTGAAGGCGGCAATCCGGAAAGCGCCCCTTCCGGAAAGCTCTCCGTCCTAACCCCGGAAATCGCTTATCCCGATTGCGATGGCGGCAAAGATAACGAGAGCGGCGTTAATTACAATAACATGACCGGTAAATTCACCGTCCGGATTAAGAAATACGCCGCGAACGGCAAGATAGTTTTCTCCAAGCAATTCAATGTCCAGGAAGGCGATAAAATTGAAGGCACCAATTATACCTTAAGCAAAGTGGAAGGCTTTATAGATACCAGCGCGGGCTTTCCCAAGGAATATAAGATATTGACCTTTACGAACAACCGGACCAATAAGCCAAGGGAAGCAAAAGTCCGAGCCTATAAATAA